One window of the Nothobranchius furzeri strain GRZ-AD chromosome 3, NfurGRZ-RIMD1, whole genome shotgun sequence genome contains the following:
- the LOC107385341 gene encoding neurexophilin-2 has product MQVLGWTTVLLCQWILQKVQGLEKQVDLSDLGPVGSVMKTLPYGMGGGAAGGVVKPPYQTRIFSTSIDQSPLKSKPPTYSFYNPYDSGRNQSLLLDQTGYRSKRKPSLKTNMKTKKIFGWGDFYFSVKTVKFSLLVTGKIVDHINGTFTVYFRHNSSSLGNVSVSIVPPSKVVEFEVLQQPQLHPHTQQDIQIQDTQQSTIDPKEGKTLNCRVEYEKTDRSKKSKPCLYDPSQTCFTEHTQSHAAWLCAKPFKVICIFISFLSIDYKLVQKVCPDYNFQSERPYFG; this is encoded by the coding sequence GTCCAGGGACTGGAGAAGCAAGTGGACTTGTCAGATTTGGGCCCTGTTGGGTCAGTCATGAAAACTCTGCCATATGgcatgggtggaggagcagctggcGGAGTTGTGAAACCTCCATATCAAACACGTATATTCTCCACATCCATTGACCAGTCGCCCTTGAAGTCCAAACCACCTACGTACAGTTTCTACAACCCATACGACTCAGGCCGAAACCAATCCCTGCTGCTCGATCAGACAGGCTACCGCTCCAAACGCAAGCCATCCCTAAAAACCAACATGAAGACCAAGAAAATCTTTGGCTGGGGAGACTTTTATTTCAGCGTTAAGACAGTGAAGTTCAGCTTGTTGGTGACAGGGAAGATCGTGGACCACATCAATGGAACTTTCACCGTTTACTTCCGCCACAACTCATCCAGCCTGGGGAACGTGTCGGTGAGCATCGTGCCTCCCTCCAAAGTGGTCGAGTTTGAGGTTCTTCAGCAGCCTCAGCTACACCCTCACACCCAGCAGGACATCCAGATCCAGGACACGCAGCAGTCCACCATCGACCCCAAAGAGGGGAAGACCCTCAACTGTAGGGTGGAGTACGAGAAAACCGACAGATCGAAGAAATCCAAACCCTGCCTGTATGACCCGTCCCAGACCTGCTTCACAGAGCACACTCAGTCCCACGCTGCCTGGCTCTGCGCCAAACCCTTCAAGGTCATCTGTATCTTCATTTCTTTTTTAAGCATCGACTACAAGCTTGTTCAAAAGGTGTGCCCAGACTACAACTTCCAAAGTGAGCGCCCTTATTTTGGATGA